The genomic region CGGCGCCGACACCACCGCGCAGTCCAGCTACGCGCTGCTCTGCCTGCTCAGTTGGCAGGCCAACCCGGGCAGTTTCAACATCTGGGGCGGCTCGGACGAGCGGTACCACATCACCGGCGGCAACGACCAGGTCCCGCACGCGATCGCCGCCGCGCTGCCGGCCGGCACCGTCCAGCAGGGGTGGACGCTCACCGCCGTCACCCGCAACGCCGACGGCACCCAGACCCTCGCCTTCGACCTGGACGGCGGCGGCACCCGCACCGTCACCGCCGACCACACCATCCTGGCGGTGCCGCTGCCGATCCTGCAGCAGCACATCGACTTCTCCGGCGCGAGCCTGGACACCATGATGCGCGGGGTCCTCACGAACATGACGATGGGCGCCTGCACCAAGCTCAACATGCAGTTCAGCGGCCGCCCGTGGACCGGCACCGGCCCCTGGCCGGGCAGTTCCAACGGCGAGTGCTTCAGCGACCAGAGCTTCCAGCAGGCCTGGGACGTCACCCGCGGCCAGGCCGGCAGCGACGGCATCCTGGTCCAGTACGGCGGCGGCACCCAGGCCCGCGGCCTGACCCCGCCGGCCCCCTTCACCGACGCGAGCACCCCCTACACGAGTGCGCTCGCGGGCCGCTACCTGACCCAGATCGACCAGCTCTGGCCCGGCACCAAGGCGCTGTGGAACGGTCGCGCCACGCTCTCCGCCTGGCACCTCAACCCGTACTCCTACGGCGCCTACTCCTACTGGCCGACCGGCTACCTCACCACCTACGCCGGCTACGAGGGCACCGCCCAGGGCAACCTGCACTTCGCGGGCGAGCACACCTCGTACGACTTCCAGGGCTACATGGAGGGCGGCGCCTCGCAGGGCGCCCGGGCCGCCCAGGAGGTGCTCACCGCGATCGGCGGATAGCGGCACGACGAGCTCAGCCGTCCTCGCGCCACCCCTCGTGCTCGGCCACCAGGGCGTCCACCGCCGCCACCAGCGGGGCTTCCCAGCCGGTGGCCGGCTCCTCCAGCACCACCAGCCACTGGGCGTCCTCGGCATCGTCCTCGCCGGCCAGCGCGTCCCGGACCAGCTCGAACGGTCCGAGCGCCGGCCACTGTGCCAGCAGCGTCTGCGCGACCTCCTCGGCGGTGTCGCGGTCGGCGAGGACGAGGAGCTGGCGGCCGGTGGGCAGGGCGGAATCACTCATCGGACCATTGTGTCGGTAGCCCGTGGGATGCTGGTACGCGATGGCCAGGAAGAGTGCACCCGACGACCTGCTCGCCCCGCTGACCCTCGCGGTCGGCCAGGAGGAGCTGCTGCTCGACCGTGCCGTCGCCCAGGTGGTGGCGGCAGCGAGGGCGGCCGACCCGGACACCGATGTGCGCGACCTGGCCCCGGGCGGCCTGCAGCCCGGCAGCCTGGCCGAGTTGACCACCCCCTCGCTCTTCGCCGAGCGCAAGGTGATCGTGGTCCGGGCGGCCCAGGACCTCGCGGCCGATTCGGTCAAGGAGCTCAAGGCCTACCTGGAGGCGCCGGCCGAGGAGGTGATCGTGGTCCTGGTGCACGCCGGGGGAGCCAAGGGCAAGGGCCTGCTGGACGCGGCCCGCAAGGCCGGGGCCCGCGAGGTGGCCTGCGCCAAGCTGACCAAGGCGGGCGAGCGGATCGCCTTCGTCCGTGGCGAGTTCAAGGCGCTCGGCCGCTCGGCCA from Kitasatospora azatica KCTC 9699 harbors:
- a CDS encoding flavin monoamine oxidase family protein, with protein sequence MARSPLARHLRELATDHATAARLRMPADEYRGLRDEAVAEPDGPSRRALLGRAAALGLAVAGVGLGGARSARAATGAVTAKAVTPKGAGPTPRIAIIGAGISGLNAALTLADKGIASTVYEANPSRIGGRMFSGGGTWHPGLWEQGQVSEYGGELLDTGHHTMLQLCQRFGLSTTAVRHVYGSQADQTLWFQGGYYPRSQADIDFKPVWQSIKSDIQAGGSSPSWNNHNAAAVTLDNLTVRDWINSRVPGGYASKLGSFLDVAYNVEYGADTTAQSSYALLCLLSWQANPGSFNIWGGSDERYHITGGNDQVPHAIAAALPAGTVQQGWTLTAVTRNADGTQTLAFDLDGGGTRTVTADHTILAVPLPILQQHIDFSGASLDTMMRGVLTNMTMGACTKLNMQFSGRPWTGTGPWPGSSNGECFSDQSFQQAWDVTRGQAGSDGILVQYGGGTQARGLTPPAPFTDASTPYTSALAGRYLTQIDQLWPGTKALWNGRATLSAWHLNPYSYGAYSYWPTGYLTTYAGYEGTAQGNLHFAGEHTSYDFQGYMEGGASQGARAAQEVLTAIGG